CATGTAGCGCCGCTTCTCGCGAATCTTTTTCGTGCTGAAGACATTGAAATCATAGAAGCGACGCTGCCAGAAGTGGTCCAAGCCTGCCTGGAACAGAGATGGCTGGTCGCGCCGCCGCTTGCCGCTGCCGAGCACGCGCCGCGAGACGCTCTGCTTGAGTGCCTGCAACGCTGCCGGAAGGTCGCGGCGGCGTGGCTCGTCGAGCAGCAGGTGGACGTGCTCGGGCATCACCACGTAGCCGACGACGATGAACCGATAGCTCCGCCGCGTGGACTCCAGGGCGCGGAGAAACAGGTCGCGTCGGCGTGCCGACCCGAGCAGCGGCATGCGCCGGTAACAACTGAAGGTGACGAAATGCAGCCCGCCGGTCTGGTTGTAGCGCTTGAGTCGGCTCGGCACGGAGCGAGACTACGCGCGTCTGCGGTGGGACGAAGGCCGGACGTGGATGTTGTTCTAGTTCTGGAACAAGACCTTGACCCTTGCCAGCGTGAGAGATCCTGCCTCCCACCCGAGCAACACCGGCTCGGGTGGGGCACCCACAGTTTCGGGTGGGCCACCCGCCTTCGTCCGACATCTGCGA
Above is a window of Acidobacteriota bacterium DNA encoding:
- a CDS encoding transposase, producing the protein MPSRLKRYNQTGGLHFVTFSCYRRMPLLGSARRRDLFLRALESTRRSYRFIVVGYVVMPEHVHLLLDEPRRRDLPAALQALKQSVSRRVLGSGKRRRDQPSLFQAGLDHFWQRRFYDFNVFSTKKIREKRRYMHRNPVKRGLVEQPEYWRWSSYRHYAFGEAGAVLVNADFGIHGRVQTLASHPSNTGSSGAPTDVPDEKK